aaaaaataatagttagTGCAAACAACAGTTAGTTCCAAAGCAGCTTTTTATTTACTCAACAACATTATCGTTATAATTATACTTAcaacaaatattgtttttgccaattttgtatttatttccatGTATGTTTACATAAAGGATACGAAACGAAGATAGCCTacgatatattttatttttctttaacaaatttttgtgtataaataaaaaaaaatgtgcgatttaaaattatgtatataagaGATAAAAAGAAACTAGTGGATATGCAAAGAtgaacatatatttttttacacatGTATAGTTTACGTTTTTGCTTTCCACTTGCTACATCTTCAaataacattttgaataatttaccCGCTTGCATTATTCTAAACtgtatatttcgtatattttctTTGGGCTTTGTGTGCGCACACATATAAGGAAGAGAGTATCCCAAAATGTTTACTATTTGTTTCTAGTCTTGTTCAGTACTCATTTGGCTATACGACTTATTTGATGCATAGCTCCTAAATTGAGTGCCTAAGATATATCCATGCAAGCATCTGatcaaaaatcgaaatactaatttgttttttgaagattcaatatttttctaatCGATTTATGTGTTAATTACCACCACTGTTGGCTAACATTACACAGTTTACACACATGTTAGTACAGCTCTGTTAGATAACTGCAGGAATTCAGATAACACGacataacaaatgcaatattattacaaatcaataattaaataaaaaattgtctGCTTTTCTTAtagtaatttttgtttatcatttgaatttcattgaCTCAGATAtcactcaatttaaaaaatatattaaaatcaagagcaacgtatacatatattgacgAAATTCTACTCGCTTTGAGAATATAAGTTTacaataccaaaataaaataagtaattatGTACACAAAGAGGAAACCGGCATTAAAGGAGTGTGCCACCCTCCcccataaacaaacaaaaatgaaaatgtgaaagttattagttttaattattatcaatatatttatttacgtatgcaaaaataaagaaaaacatcgttaaatataaacttttatCAGTCTTGTCTggattattaaaaattttattttataagcaacttaaacaaaaataatgcaatttatttccaTAACTCGTTACTGGTGGAGTGTTAGATGTGTTTATCCATGATGGCGCGGGTCTCCGAGAAATACCAAGTAAAGCGTTTGTAAGGAAGTTTTATGTTTGTTAACCGTGTAAATGATTATTACCTACCATTGAACAAAATCATATTTTGGATTTTCTACAAAAcgtttaattttcatatatcgtttttatttcattgtaatgactaacattttaaaaaattacaattcaatattggataaattaattgtaagctttatatttttgtaatttctgcTTTATCTTcactataatttattaaatttgttatataaggtttgtttcatttttttcttcatgttcattttctcaattttcttCGAAGtgttatttttcatttttttttaatatatataattttctgatgttgttttgcttgctcATTTTGTAGTATTGCAACTATTGCgggtattatttaaatgtatgtagtcattaatgtaaaaatttgtatgtacggtatttaatattgtatatgcTTTAATAAGTAATTTATATAGTTATCCAACTTGCAGCTTGGTATAGAACAGAAAAAGAAGTGCTAGCAAAAATGTAAAGGACGATAGGaccatttgcatttcataaaGCGTACTTTACTTAGTAAAAGAAAGAATTGCAATATAAAATCTGACTTAACATAGTATCTTCTAGATTCTCGTTCGTTGCTACCTCTTAATTGTAATGTACTCGTGTTTATGTtgtttggatttggttttTAGAATATATGTTCTCACTATGCAATGAGCTAGTTTTCGGATGGGCGCAACGCTAAACTAAACATGCAATTAAGTACATTTGTCTAAAAGTTATATACTATCATCATTGAAATGCAGTATTTAGTTCATATAAGCAGATTGCATCCTTCCACTAGggtcatatatttttaattttcgtgGTTTATAGTGAATCATTTTTAGCGCATCCTATAACTTGTATTGCTAACATGGTGAATTATTGTTTAGCTTTTCTTGatcttttctatatttattgcTGTGTTGCCTGACCCTTGACAGTATGTTCAATTGATTTCGTTACGGTTTATGGGTACATCATAATCTACTGCTTTTActgttatttatatatatgtatgtatatatactccCGATTACATCCATTTAATGGAAGTAAATTGgtttgaaataatattagaattgttacatattttttggagctgtttttgttttgaaaaattaaataaacataaattacattaattaatACATACAATTTGATACCAATACGATTATGGGTTTATCTTTAGTTTTATCTAATAACTGGGTcgcaatttttatatattttttgtgggTGTTTGAAtagctttagttttttttttatttcgataaattatttcatgtttttttgtggtttttttttgtttgaaaaaatGAACACTTTTTATCTGGTGGGAATATACATATGGTTTTGGAAATCTATTGCACAGAACATGAATTTTTGTGGCCATTTTTGTGCTTTAGCCGCGCTTTGGGCTTGTATTTCTCCAAAAATGACAGCTGCTTGGCATTAATAGCGCCGCGTCGTTTACTGAAATTAGAAATaccatataaaaatatagaataaatTGGGTGATTCAAATGAATTACTCACTCTCTAATCATTTCAACAGCCGCTTCATATTTCAAGCCCAATTCGATTAGTGCCAGTGCAACCAAAACAGGGGCACGTCCCAGACCAGCGACGCAATGAACGGCAACGCATGCCTCGGGATTCTGTTGGTATCTGCGATAAGCGTAAGAAAGATAACAGtcagaataaaatataaaaataatgtgcgtgtagtatatatacagataaagatagagagagagagtaaaatatttaaaatataaaatcatacTTAAGCAATACGAAATTTGgcttttacatatttttctaaaCTGTTGCATGTACTTTACTTTAACTTTTACAAAGCATTGGGATCTACGCTTACCGACAAGTCTCATTATCAACAAATgcagtattattaaatatagcTGCTGCTTCGCTTGTATCAGTTTCATAAGCTGTTAGAGGcattgtatctgtatctgttgttcttgttgttgctgatgtcgCTGCGGCTGTTGCGGCCGAGAgactggctctggctctggctgtggctgctgtcaTTGGAGCTGTTTTTGGTAGGTGTCTGAGCGAGAAACGCTTATGTCTGTAGTAGGATAGTGTAGCGCTTGTGGACTTTCTAAAACTAGCCAGCGGATAATAGCACACAAACCAAGAAACGAAACggaacacatacatatacaaattcatatatacatatataaataaatgtatatatgtacatatatatataggtataTATATGTTGGATATAGGGTAAGATTaccaaaattacaaaatttactTCAAGAGTAAAGAATTTTCggtttgaaataaaaataaaccaaatatgtacagactaaaaataataattaaagtgATTTATATTGCACAAGTGTACgataacattaaaaaaaaggagagCGTAAGATCAGCGAGGACTACGGGAAATGGTACTAATCtgtatgagtatgtgtgtgtaaatgtgtgtgtatattctgcatgtatgcatgtgtgagtgatttgtattttcattaatatactattttcaatttacaattgttttcGATGAGTTACTTCATTGGGAGCGCAgtcattttaatgttgttagCAGCTTGGGcgttatttaattgttaattgtaatagtaatttttcaattgtttttcgcatttcttttaaattttaatttttttgtcagtgtacaaagcaacaaataataatactgaCTTGATAAAAATCAACTTTGGTATCGCTTATGTGAATCAAAACTCAATATTTCGATATAAAAGTGTCTAAACTGAAATAAATCTATAAAAgtcctttaaaaatatgtatgtgcttttgattttatatttaatcgcttataaatattatgataATTTATAATTCTCTTGTTAGGATGtggtaaaataaatatacaacgAGAGATCATcagcaaaagaaatgaaatttacttaaatgaatttcagTCTTATTGCATGAACCTAACTCGTGACTGATTCctattgaattttatttaatagttaaaAATTGACTTACTTATCCTTCAGGACCTCGAACCACTCATCAACGACCTGTTGTGGCGGGAACGTGCCATCATCAAAAGCTAGATCCTTCACAGTAATGCCTTGGGCTTCCAGCTCATCCGTGTTGTAGCTGGGCTCGCAAACACGCACCACAGTGTTAACATTGTTCTTTTTAAGCTCCTACaaagaaagaattttaaataaattaattcattgatCCATTAAATATGAAAGTACGGTTACTCACCATAATGTAGTGATTAATTGTTATGTCTGATGGTCGATCGGTGATTAGGAACTTCATGCCCTTATACTCAATAAGAGCAGGTGCTGGGCGTAGATCTTTTTGACGCATTCTGATGCCttaactttactttttaaatcAGATCCGTTAATATGTATAGATGATATTAAATTAGTCCAATTGCCTACTTCTTTTCTTTAAACTCAACTTAAATCTcctttgtataaaataaattttcaaaaaatgtcTGGGCTAATTTAACAATCTGATAAGACTTTGGGaagttatttgattttatgttgTAACTCGACAAAATTCAGCTTAGTAAATGATTTAGTAGaagtttttcgatttttcgtCTTTGATTAAtgtttttgtaaaaaaatatatgtatgtatataaatatatatatatatgaatatatatatataaatatatttatatatatattatataattagaCGATTCGTAAGCTTTAGGTTCCTATATCAAACACATGCAACACATATAGCTTTTTTaagtattaattaattaattaagtacacaattttgaattatttcttCCTTCATTCAATGTTAtcacaaaaaattaaagaaatttccTGTGCTTGTCCATTAAGACATCTATCAAAAATCCCTGTTCggcaatttaatcaaattataaataatatatttagtgCACTTCTTAGGTTCGCTTCCTTTCTTCTCTATGGTCtctttctattattttttcactttatcGCATTCCCCCTCTTTGGACACCCTTCGATAATTCTAATCGTGATATGAAGTCTGTTCTTTTCGTTATTCCCACGCACGGGCTTATTACTCAGCTATCTCAGCTGACCACTTTTAGTCCGATTTTGTTAGACTTCCATAAAAGTTTTAGCGTGTTCTCAGGCTAGCCACGGCCCTATTTGAGGTGTGATTACCTGTAAAAGagcaaattcaaaattcgtTAATATAAAGACGATAATAATTGCATACAGTTAATAGACAACGAGTATTCGACTACATATTATTAACTGATtgtcaaatattaattttgggTTTCGAAAGAAACTCATTCTTCCCACTACACTGTGCCTGCAATACttaatctgttttgtttttgactAATATCATTATAACCgtattttttgaattcatTAATCAACtcgaaaaaaatgtaattcagCCTAATACCATTTTATCACACTTTCATATTCTTCATCTCTTCATAAACATTTTGGACTGTGTTTCTTTGGATTTCTTTCATTTGGAAACAACTTGTTTTAATCGTAGAAAATTGTCAtggaaatgttaaaaaaataataaatatcaattacaCGCAATGAAAAGCTTTTTAATTTGAGTCTTATGACAAACGTTTAGAGGTCAATACAGTTCATTTATATCAAGTGGAATGGCCTTTGACCGTCAGTTCTTAAGTTAGTGTtagatatatttgtattaatagTTTTTGTATAGTTATGCTTTTTGTCttactttttatttgtgcTGTGCCTGGCAGTATTCCGCGCTGTCTAGATGAAACTCCATAGGTGTGGGAACAGGTCGAACTAactaaaagtataaaatagaaatcaTATGGATTAGAGTTttgctaaaataaatttagttcaAGTAACACGATAGAAAAGATTTGAAAGTTATATACAACACACATTCAATCCAAAATTAGAAACTAAGGTTCTAATTTAAGATAATTAGATTAATTAGGaatgttaaatttttcttCACAGGTTTTAATTcgacatatataaatatgtatactgAATTTTCATGATATTCAACTAATTGTTTGCTAAGTgaagatacaaaaaaaatacaattattgtttttatagtCTTCGATGAATGTTCGTTGTTATAAATCTATATTCAAAAAGAACTGGAATCATCAATTGTAAGCTGAAATCTGTACATATgaatactattttatttgtgctttTGCTTGAGAACTTTAAAGAATTCAAacgcaataaaataaaagctaaacgaaaatattttccaacttatatacaatttgtattattatactttaaaagCATATATCACGCCTTCAAATATAGATTCaacaaaatattctttatatacgttatatacacatataaacatacacacacacacacactcatttttttttatgtatatgtaagtatgtggatatgtatgcatataatacatagaaaataaatatttggctTTGTTTGAAGGTGTTGGGATTTTCCGTATTCAAGTCTAAAATAAAGCTACATAAACAATTCAATTCTTTTGAATTTTGgcataatattgataaaaataaaggtgtgtgcgtgtgtgtgtcagcGGTACACGGAACATCATTATAAGTTGACGATTACAGCCTACAACGACTCGAGCCAGACGATATGAAGGAAACGTGGAACTAATTAACAAGCGGTTGGAAATTATATAGCTCCAAGAGTGAGTGTGCATGCTTGTATGAATGTGTGCCTGAAATGTATTCGATTCGTTTAGTCACATCTGGGCGGGCACatgattttgttatttattcgtatatatgtataaaaaaaactttcactTATTTGTACCTCTGAAACATTAGGAGCTCAGAATATTTCGAAAAGATTGTACGCGGACCAGAATATCAGCTGCTTACTTAtggttgttattttattttttagttgacttatgcaatatattttgttttgcgtcTTTGCGAAAATGaataacacacacaagcaaaaacaaatatatagaaaaacaaatattatatgtagGTAAATAGATGTATACGTAAGTATGGACAATGATGACACTGTGTATTTTTTGCGCTTATTTTGCGAATGTATTGACAATgttttaaatagttaaatagCTGTTGTTTTGAACGTTTTTTATACCGACTAAAAAATGCTATTTAGTCGCCTGTAATGCGACGCGATAAAATCTCGATTAGATATCGACAGGTGTCAATTCTAAGACGCTGATCGATTACAACACTGAGCAGACACCAATTGCTGCGCGATGAGCACTCTTTCATCTTTTGCTATCGACTGAACTGTGCAAAACGTCGCTGTGAGCACCGCACTCGTAAAGTTCCCATTTACTGTGAGAGCGATTGCAAAATGACAACTTGAGAGAGTGAGAATACATCCAAGTCTAAATGACGTGACGCACAAATCGAGTGAGCGACTGACTAActtgcttattttattttgtttactctCCGCCTTCGCTTGACTCTTCTCTCGCAATGACGCACACACTCTACATTCGGCCGCTCGCTCTGCCAAATAATATGTATgacatatacacatacatgtaTTTAGTTCAGACGCTTATACACATGCATACCCGTATTTGCACGAATATGAACCTATGTACACTCGTATGTATAGTACATACACAGTACCGTGGtagtatatgtacatatatatgtacgtacaATGCTCCCGTCGTCGAGTAAAGTTTTCTCAGTCTGGCGCAATTTGGACTTTTTAAGCAGCTGTCGAACGAGCTGAAACGCATCTCGAAAATGTATTTGAGTGTTTGTTGTGTCGCCTCATAGCACTTTAATTGTCAGAAAGCGCTCATAAAACATAaggaatatataaaatgttttataattgaaataacgAAGAATACTTTCTCATTTTAGGAGATAGTTACTATTCCTTTTATCAATAATATACATTATCTACCAcaaatctatttaaatttcaaatgtttttttgaaTCTTTGTAATACATTTTAGTGAAAATTCGAATGAGCAGAATGTGAACAAAAACCATGAGAAGTCGGCCTATATTGtcaaatattgttatttttggaatgtttgataataataatatgcgccgactttcattcaaaatctaaaaatgtattatataagTATAATCATACATACAGGATGTTTGAagtgatttttctttttactatATACCggctacccatagggtagaagggtattataactttgtgactgcaggaaatgtatgtaacaggcaaaaggagacatctccgaccctataaagtaaatatatacatatattgttgATCAGAGTGAGCAGTCAAGACGATATAgatatgtccgtctgtctgtccgtatccttttttggcagcatttgttatatttccAGGTAGATCaagattgtttcaaattttttttccacGTCCACTTTCTCCGCCCCACAAAt
This DNA window, taken from Drosophila nasuta strain 15112-1781.00 chromosome 2L, ASM2355853v1, whole genome shotgun sequence, encodes the following:
- the LOC132797277 gene encoding PRL-1 phosphatase, with the protein product MRQKDLRPAPALIEYKGMKFLITDRPSDITINHYIMELKKNNVNTVVRVCEPSYNTDELEAQGITVKDLAFDDGTFPPQQVVDEWFEVLKDKYQQNPEACVAVHCVAGLGRAPVLVALALIELGLKYEAAVEMIRDKRRGAINAKQLSFLEKYKPKARLKHKNGHKNSCSVQ
- the LOC132797281 gene encoding uncharacterized protein LOC132797281, which produces MKECSSRSNWCLLSVVIDQRLRIDTCRYLIEILSRRITGD